The Christiangramia flava JLT2011 region GAAAGACTGCATGGTCGAGGTTGGTGTGCTCAAGAGCGAACTGGCGTAAAATCTTGCAGGATTAACCTGAAAGTCGTAAAATTACGATCAGAAAAAAATGATCAGAATTAACGACACATTTTAAATAGGGCCTCACAGTGGTTTCTTTCGGGAAGCTTTGTGAGGCTTTGTTTTTCATATGGTCCTGAAATAGAAATACATGGAAAACTCTACTGCGAATCCTGAAAACGAACCGATAATCCAGAACAGAGAGCTCAATATCTGGGAAGCCCTTATTCCCGTTTTCGCGCTTATTGGAATGTTGGCTTTTAACGTCTACGTTTTTGGCGATGACGCGCTGAGTGGTTCCAATCAGTTTATTCTGCTTATGGGCGGAGCGGTGGCCGCGATCGTTGGCTATTTCAATAAGATCAAATTTGACGATATGATCAACGAAGTAGCGAATAACATTCACAGTACCGCCGGCGCCATTTTGATCTTACTCATGGTAGGTGCACTTGCCGGCACCTGGCTTATCAGCGGGATCATCCCCACCATGATTTATTATGGTCTACAAATTCTGAACCCTACCATATTCCTGGCGGCAACGGTCGTGATCTGTTCCATCATTTCAGTGGCTACAGGAAGCAGCTGGACCACTTCAGCAACCGTGGGAATTGCGTTGATAGGGATTGCCAACGCACTGGATATATCCTTGGGAATGACAGCAGGAGCCATACTTTCCGGAGCTTATTTTGGAGATAAGATGTCACCACTGAGCGATACTACCAATCTGGCTCCCGCCATGGCCGGGACCGATCTTTTTACTCATATCAAATACATGGCGATCACCACCGTACCAACCATTACGATCACCATACTCGCTTTTGTGATCATTGGTCTGAATATCGATACGGAGGGAACGACCGATACTTCTTCCATTCTGAACGCGATAGACGCTTCATTCAACATCAGCCCCTGGCTGTTCATCGTACCGGTCATCGTGATTTTCCTGATCGTCAAAAAAACTTCGCCTTTGGTAGCACTCCTGGTTGGAACCTTGCTCGGTGCTATTGCTGCGCTGATCCTGCAACCCGAAATTGTGCAAAGCATCAGCGGTTCCGAAGAGCTGAATTTCATCAGTGGTTATAAGGGAATTATGAACGCAATCACGGTAGACACCGCGATCGAAACCGATTCTGAAGCCTTAAACGATCTTTTTGCTTCCAGCGGAATGGCCGGGATGCTTGGAACCATCTGGTTGATTCTTTGCGCCATGGTTTTCGGCGGCATTATGGAAGCCATCGGAGCGCTGTCAAGGATCAGCACCGCATTGCTGAACCTTTTCCATACCACATTTGGCCTTTTTGCCAGTACGGTTTTCAGCTGCCTGGCGCTGAACGTGACGGCTTCAGATCAATACCTGGCCATCGTGGTTCCGGGTAAAATGTTCGCCAAAGCTTATAAAGACAAAGGTCTTGCGCCAGAAAATCTGAGCCGTTCACTGGAAGACTCCGGTACGGTCACCTCCGTCTTGATACCATGGAATACCTGCGGCGCTTATCATAGCGGTGTGCTGGGTGTCCCAACGCTTTCGTATGCGGGCTATGCTTTCTTCAATTATCTGAGTCCGTTTATGACCTTATTATTTGCGGCGCTGAATATTAAAATCAGGACGCTGGTTAGCAAAAACTAGGATTTTCGCTGTATTCTTTCTGATTTCAATTTCTCTAACTGCTTCAGAATAAGGAGAAATTATGATCGATTTTCTTTCTGATAATTAAAACTTATCACAGAATAAACTTTTAAAATTTTCCAGATTTTGAAAACGGGGAATCTGCCGTAAATTTGCACCTCCAAAAAAGAACAAGTTAAACCTTAAAATAACCTAATTTATATGGCTTTAGTCGGAAAAAAATTTCCAAATCTTAGCGTAGATGCGATGAACGAAATGGGAGATACTTTCAAAATCAATGTTTTGGAAGAAGCTCAGAAAAACAACAAGAAAGTTTTGCTTTTCTGGTACCCAAAAGACTTCACCTTTGTTTGCCCTACTGAACTTCACGCTTTTCAAAGTGCCCTTGAGGAATTTGAAAAAAGAAACGTGATGGTGATCGGTGCTTCCTGTGACACGCCTGAAGTGCATTTTGCCTGGTTAAATACTCCAAAAGACAACGGAGGTATTGAAGGTGTGACCTACCCGATCCTTGCAGATTCGAACAGAAACCTGAGCAATCGTCTTGGAATTTTGGATATCATGAACGAATCTTACGACGAGGAGACCGGTGCATACACTGTGGAAGGTGATAACGTAACGTACCGCGCCACGTACCTGATCGATGAAGAAGGAACTGTTTTCCACGAAGGGATCAACCACATGCCACTAGGAAGAAACGTTGCTGAATTCCTGAGACTGGTAGATGCCTATACGCACGTTCAGGAAAAAGGAGAAGTTTGTCCTGCAAACTGGGAAGAAGGAAAAGATGCTATGAAGGCTGACCGTGACGGTGTAGCCAGCTATTTAAGCTTAAACTAATTATCAACAAGGGAAATCAATTGCTATGATTCACGAATTAGATCAAGATAACTTAAGCGAAATTGTTAGCGGAAATGATACGGTCGTTGTTCAGTACATGGCCGGATGGTGCGGAAACTGCCGTTTGATGAAGCCGAAGTTCAAGAAACTGGCTACCGAAAATGAGAACGCGAAATTCGTTATGGTAGATGCTGAAAAATATCCGGAGTCCAGAAAACTGGCAACCGTAGACAACCTGCCAACATTCGCTACATTTCAAAATGGAAGTTTTAAAAATCAGGTTCAAACCAACAAGTTTGACCAGCTAAAAAACTTAGTGGATGAAGTTACCAGTAATTAAGCACCTGCAGAAGAACAACGATTCGGTAAAGCTTGAAAACACCATCGAAGTGCTTGAAAATTTCACGGAACACCGTTCGGTGACTGAGGAGCAGATGGATGTGATTGGAGAGCTTATCACCAATCTTTGTGGCGCTGTAGAAGTACATAAAATGATTGAAGACGGGGTGCCGGAAAAAGACGCTCCCAATCATTTCGCTAAAAAAGTTTTAGGTTCCATAGACCGGTAAGCTTTTTTAAGAACGCCAAAAACAAGGGCCGTTTCATTGGGAAACGGCCCTTGTTGTTTTATGATAATTTTAGTAATAACCCATGGACAATCTTCTAAATTTATAAAACTCAAAAAAAGTTGTAATGGCGAAGATTAACCTTGGAGACCAGAAGGTCACGACGTATGGAAGTTTACCGGCTCTAGATGAAAAAGCACCACATTTTGAATTACTGAAAGCTGATCTCAGCACCGCGACCCTGGAAGACTATAAAGGCAAGCGACTCATCATGAATATTTTCCCGAGCATCGATACCGGCGTTTGTGCCACCTCGGTGAGAAACTTTAACCAGCGCGCTACCGACTTGAAGAATACCGTGGTTTTGTGCGTTTCCAGAGACCTGCCTTTTGCCCAAAAAAGATTTGTAGACGATGAAGGGCTTGATAATGTCGTAAATTTATCAGATTTTAGGGACCGAAATTTCGGCAAGGATTATGGCGTGGAAATGATAGACGGCCCAATGGAAGGCCTTTTGTCCCGCGCAGTCCTCGTACTTGATGAGAATGGGCACGTGGTCTATTCCCAGCAGGTGGAAGATATCGGCCAGGAGCCCGATTATCTTTCGGCCCTCAAAACGCTGTTATAATGAAGAACTCTTTCCTCGGAAAAAGAATCAGAGGAGGTGGATATGCAATGAAAGGTGCCTGGCTCTTGCTACGGCACGAACCCAGCATTCAGGTACAATTCGTTATCTCGATCCTGGTGTGTATCGCCGGTTTTTATTTCGATATCTCCAGAACAGAATGGATCTTCCAGTTCTTTGCCATTGGCATGGTCATGAGCGCAGAAGGCCTGAACACCGCTGTCGAAGCCATTGCAGATTTTGTGCATCCAGATTTTCATACTAAGATTGGCCATATTAAAGATGTCGCTGCCGGCGCAGTCTTCATCGCAGCCATCATTGCCGTGATTATCGCCGTACTGATCTACTACCCTTACCTTTCCTGATCGCCTCTTCAGAAGAAATTTTAGGATTCTCAACTTCAGAAAAGAATAAATCCCATTTTAGGGCGTTCGCTTCTGAAAAATGAACAACTTTTCAAATTGAAGTTTTTTTTACTTAATTTGAAAAAGGCTAATTTGTATTTTTGCCGAAATCTCCAATCCCTCTATGGCTAAAAAGAAAGCGAAAACCAGAAAAACCGCTAAGAAATCCCGTAAATTTTCTCTGAAACTGGACCGGCAACAGAAAGTGGTTTTAGGAAGTTTCCTCATGCTTTTTGGCCTGGCCCTTATCGTCGCCTTCGTAAGCTTTTTGTTTAACTGGCAGGCAGATCAGAGCACACTCAACGAATTTGGAAATCGAAGCGTGGAAGCCAGGAACTGGCTCAGCAAATTTGGTGCAACCGTGAGCGATTTTTTCATCTATAAAGGTTTTGGAGTCGCCAGTTTCACCATCGCCTTCCTGGTGTTTCTTACCGGCATCTATTTATTCTTCGGAAGAAATAGCAGCAATCTTCGAAAATTCTGGTTCTGGGGCATTCTGGTGATGATCTGGATTTCTGTTTTTTTAGGATTTTTTGCTGATTCATATTCCCTGCTGGGTGGAAGAATTGGTTTTGAAACCAATGATTTTCTTCAGGATTATCTAGGCTTCTTCGGAACCGCTTTATTGCTCACCTTTCTGCTGATCGTCTACCTGGTTGTTCGACTGAAGATCACTCCGGAACTTGTTGGCCATTATTTCAAATCCGGAAAAAAAGAACTTCAGGATGCTTTCGAAAGAGAGGAGCAGGCAACCAGCATTTCAGAAACCGATGAAGAGATAGACTGGAAAGAAGAAACCCTGAAACACCAGCCTGAAGAAAAAGCACCGGAAGTAGAGCTTTCCCAGCCTAAAGTGGAGACGCCACAGCCCAAACCGCAGCCAAAGGTCAAGATCCCACCGCAGGATGAAGAAGATGTTTCGATGGAAGTGGAGGCTGCCCCGGAAGAAGAGGAAGAAGACAATCTTAGCCGAAAACTGGTTCGTGATTTTGGTGAATTTGACCCAACGCTCGAGCTTAAAAATTATAAATTTCCCACCGTAGAATTATTAAAAGATTATGGCGGCGGCATTACGATCAACCAGGAAGAACTGGAGGAAAATAAGAATCGGATCGTCGAGACTTTGAAGAATTACAAGATCGATATTGCCCAGATCAAGGCCACGGTTGGACCTACAGTGACACTGTACGAGATCGTACCCGAGGCTGGTATCCGAATTTCCAAGATCAAGAACCTGGAAGACGATATCGCGCTTTCCCTTTCCGCTTTGGGGATCAGGATCATTGCGCCAATTCCGGGTAGAGGAACTATTGGTATCGAAGTACCGAATAAAAATGCGACGATCGTTTCCATGAGATCGGTGATCGCTTCGCCTAAATTTCAAAATGCGGAAATGGAATTGCCAATGGCACTAGGAAAGACCATTTCTAATGAA contains the following coding sequences:
- the nhaC gene encoding Na+/H+ antiporter NhaC encodes the protein MENSTANPENEPIIQNRELNIWEALIPVFALIGMLAFNVYVFGDDALSGSNQFILLMGGAVAAIVGYFNKIKFDDMINEVANNIHSTAGAILILLMVGALAGTWLISGIIPTMIYYGLQILNPTIFLAATVVICSIISVATGSSWTTSATVGIALIGIANALDISLGMTAGAILSGAYFGDKMSPLSDTTNLAPAMAGTDLFTHIKYMAITTVPTITITILAFVIIGLNIDTEGTTDTSSILNAIDASFNISPWLFIVPVIVIFLIVKKTSPLVALLVGTLLGAIAALILQPEIVQSISGSEELNFISGYKGIMNAITVDTAIETDSEALNDLFASSGMAGMLGTIWLILCAMVFGGIMEAIGALSRISTALLNLFHTTFGLFASTVFSCLALNVTASDQYLAIVVPGKMFAKAYKDKGLAPENLSRSLEDSGTVTSVLIPWNTCGAYHSGVLGVPTLSYAGYAFFNYLSPFMTLLFAALNIKIRTLVSKN
- a CDS encoding peroxiredoxin, whose translation is MALVGKKFPNLSVDAMNEMGDTFKINVLEEAQKNNKKVLLFWYPKDFTFVCPTELHAFQSALEEFEKRNVMVIGASCDTPEVHFAWLNTPKDNGGIEGVTYPILADSNRNLSNRLGILDIMNESYDEETGAYTVEGDNVTYRATYLIDEEGTVFHEGINHMPLGRNVAEFLRLVDAYTHVQEKGEVCPANWEEGKDAMKADRDGVASYLSLN
- a CDS encoding thioredoxin family protein, which encodes MIHELDQDNLSEIVSGNDTVVVQYMAGWCGNCRLMKPKFKKLATENENAKFVMVDAEKYPESRKLATVDNLPTFATFQNGSFKNQVQTNKFDQLKNLVDEVTSN
- a CDS encoding DUF6952 family protein, which produces MKLPVIKHLQKNNDSVKLENTIEVLENFTEHRSVTEEQMDVIGELITNLCGAVEVHKMIEDGVPEKDAPNHFAKKVLGSIDR
- the tpx gene encoding thiol peroxidase — translated: MAKINLGDQKVTTYGSLPALDEKAPHFELLKADLSTATLEDYKGKRLIMNIFPSIDTGVCATSVRNFNQRATDLKNTVVLCVSRDLPFAQKRFVDDEGLDNVVNLSDFRDRNFGKDYGVEMIDGPMEGLLSRAVLVLDENGHVVYSQQVEDIGQEPDYLSALKTLL
- a CDS encoding diacylglycerol kinase family protein gives rise to the protein MKNSFLGKRIRGGGYAMKGAWLLLRHEPSIQVQFVISILVCIAGFYFDISRTEWIFQFFAIGMVMSAEGLNTAVEAIADFVHPDFHTKIGHIKDVAAGAVFIAAIIAVIIAVLIYYPYLS
- a CDS encoding DNA translocase FtsK; translation: MAKKKAKTRKTAKKSRKFSLKLDRQQKVVLGSFLMLFGLALIVAFVSFLFNWQADQSTLNEFGNRSVEARNWLSKFGATVSDFFIYKGFGVASFTIAFLVFLTGIYLFFGRNSSNLRKFWFWGILVMIWISVFLGFFADSYSLLGGRIGFETNDFLQDYLGFFGTALLLTFLLIVYLVVRLKITPELVGHYFKSGKKELQDAFEREEQATSISETDEEIDWKEETLKHQPEEKAPEVELSQPKVETPQPKPQPKVKIPPQDEEDVSMEVEAAPEEEEEDNLSRKLVRDFGEFDPTLELKNYKFPTVELLKDYGGGITINQEELEENKNRIVETLKNYKIDIAQIKATVGPTVTLYEIVPEAGIRISKIKNLEDDIALSLSALGIRIIAPIPGRGTIGIEVPNKNATIVSMRSVIASPKFQNAEMELPMALGKTISNETFVVDLAKMPHLLMAGATGQGKSVGLNAILTSLLYCKHPAEVKFVLVDPKKVELTLFNKIERHYLAKLPNSEEAIITDNTKVINTLNSLCIEMDERYELLKNAMCRNIKEYNTKFKARKLNPNDGHKFLPYIVLVVDEFADLIMTAGKEVETPIARLAQLARAIGIHLIIATQRPSVNVITGIIKANFPARVAFRVTSKIDSRTILDSQGADQLIGRGDMLFTQGNELKRLQCAFVDTPEVDKITEFIGSQKAYPDAHLLPEYESEESGTGVDIDVSERDKLFREAAEVIVTAQQGSASLLQRKLKLGYNRAGRIIDQLEAAGIVGPFEGSKARQVLVTDLAALDQLLNEEPNN